The Mastacembelus armatus chromosome 9, fMasArm1.2, whole genome shotgun sequence genome contains a region encoding:
- the LOC113139101 gene encoding transmembrane protein 17A isoform X2, with product MPVFYSPVPENLQMGLSHTGALVFNNNRTADSDFTREQEDAAVINKLVSHLPLQMLLYFNMFYFPCWWFSAVLMLEVKFFYLPGYYQALLITGMILLTVIEAVRLYLGYTGNLEEKVPELAAFWLLSFMFQLPVLLFFLTDEGILILPLERAIHSLYLLFLLTQVLASFLALRTMTRKLTLLFQLRQFGKVESFRHAGAGEEED from the exons ATGCCTGTGTTTTACTCGCCTGTTCCTGAGAATCTGCAGATGGGTCTGAGCCATACGGGTGCCCTTGTGTtcaacaacaacagaacagcAGACAGCGACTTCACCAGGGAGCAAGAGGATGCAGCTG TCATCAACAAGCTGGTTTCTCACCTTCCCCTGCAGATGTTGCTGTActtcaacatgttttatttcccCTGTTGGTGGTTCTCAGCTGTGCTCATGTTGGAAGTAAAG TTCTTTTATCTGCCGGGGTACTACCAGGCTCTGCTAATAACCGGGATGATCCTCCTCACAGTCATTGAAGCAGTCCGACTTTATCTGGGCTACACTGGGAATCTTGAAGAGAAG GTGCCTGAACTGGCAGCCTTCTGGCTCCTGTCTTTCATGTTCCAGCTGCCAGTGTTGCTGTTCTTCTTGACCGATGAAGGAATTCTCATCCTGCCTCTAGAGAGAGCCATCCACTCCCTgtacctcctcttcctcctcacccAGGTCTTGGCTTCCTTTCTGGCACTCAGGACCATGACCCGAAAGCTCACCCTCCTCTTCCAGCTGCGCCAGTTTGGCAAGGTGGAGAGCTTCCGCCACGCAG GTGCTGGAGAGGAAGAAGATTAA
- the LOC113139101 gene encoding transmembrane protein 17A isoform X1, whose translation MPVFYSPVPENLQMGLSHTGALVFNNNRTADSDFTREQEDAAVINKLVSHLPLQMLLYFNMFYFPCWWFSAVLMLEVKFFYLPGYYQALLITGMILLTVIEAVRLYLGYTGNLEEKVPELAAFWLLSFMFQLPVLLFFLTDEGILILPLERAIHSLYLLFLLTQVLASFLALRTMTRKLTLLFQLRQFGKVESFRHAGMSPVYRLPYHHSVLPVSPTNHMYH comes from the exons ATGCCTGTGTTTTACTCGCCTGTTCCTGAGAATCTGCAGATGGGTCTGAGCCATACGGGTGCCCTTGTGTtcaacaacaacagaacagcAGACAGCGACTTCACCAGGGAGCAAGAGGATGCAGCTG TCATCAACAAGCTGGTTTCTCACCTTCCCCTGCAGATGTTGCTGTActtcaacatgttttatttcccCTGTTGGTGGTTCTCAGCTGTGCTCATGTTGGAAGTAAAG TTCTTTTATCTGCCGGGGTACTACCAGGCTCTGCTAATAACCGGGATGATCCTCCTCACAGTCATTGAAGCAGTCCGACTTTATCTGGGCTACACTGGGAATCTTGAAGAGAAG GTGCCTGAACTGGCAGCCTTCTGGCTCCTGTCTTTCATGTTCCAGCTGCCAGTGTTGCTGTTCTTCTTGACCGATGAAGGAATTCTCATCCTGCCTCTAGAGAGAGCCATCCACTCCCTgtacctcctcttcctcctcacccAGGTCTTGGCTTCCTTTCTGGCACTCAGGACCATGACCCGAAAGCTCACCCTCCTCTTCCAGCTGCGCCAGTTTGGCAAGGTGGAGAGCTTCCGCCACGCAGGTATGAGCCCTGTCTACAGGTTGCCCTACCACCACAGTGTGCTGCCTGTATCACCCACAAATCATATGTATCATTAG
- the selenoe gene encoding selenoprotein e codes for MWVFLVLTLAFTVRASERNDTAAEEQLVIARGKLLAPSVVGUGIKKMPELHHFLMEQWALYHNLEYDSSEEKKPRLIFYNEKDEVVKTVPVKKMKAAEISSLLDSLGFYKRSQKGEEVPEEFQHFPLRAPRDEL; via the exons ATGTGGGTCTTCCTGGTGCTCACTCTTGCTTTCACTGTTAGGGCATCAGAAAGGAACGACACAGCAGCTGAAGAACAGCTTGTTATAGCCAGAGGTAAACTGCTG GCTCCCAGTGTGGTCGGATGAGGCATAAAGAAAATGCCTGAGCTCCATCATTTTCTCATGGAGCAATGGGCTTTATA CCACAACTTGGAATATGATTCATCGGAGGAGAAGAAGCCCCGTCTGATTTTCTATAATGAAAAGGACGAGGTTGTAAAG ACTGTTCCTGTGAAGAAAATGAAGGCAGCCGAGATCAGCAGCCTGTTAGACTCACTTGGTTTCTACAAGAGGTCCCAGAAAGGGGAAGAGGTGCCAGAGGAGTTCCAGCATTTCCCCCTGCGCGCCCCCAGAGATGAGCTATGA